The DNA segment ACTGATGCATGTTGAATCTGCCGTCGCACCTTCCAAAACAGAGGAAAGCAAGGGGCAGGAAGGACTTTCAGGGTGAGAGAAATGCTGTGTAACTGCAGTGCGTTGGTGACCACCTGACTCTACGGAGTTTCCAAACTCATTGAATTTAACACTTAAAAAGTGGGTGATTTTATTGTGTGTAAATCATACCTCAATGAAGCTGCTAGAAACAGAAGTATAGAATCCCCAACGGATTCCAGCAGCACAGAGAGCCGTTCACATGGGGTGCGGGGAACCAGGTCAGTAGTTCAACCGCACGTGGCTTCCGTGGTCGGTACTCGTGGCCTGTTTCCTGGCCTCTCTTCTCAAAATCTAGACAAAACACAGCAGAAGGCAACATGGCAGAATTGGCTCCACTTTGCACGTCCCCAGTAGATGTGGACCACCCAGGTTCAGGCGGTTATTTTTAAGCTCCTGTCGATGAGATTCTACATATTTAAATGGGTAacaattatttgtgtttttatactCTGAGATATGAATGAGGACCACTTACATGTCCATCCCTTTAAGAAAATCATGCAGGAGGGGCgccgctggggtggctcagttggctaagcacccaactcttgatttcagcttgggtcatgatccgaggttgtgggattgagccccacattgggctccgtggtgagcatggaacctgcttaagattctctctccctctccctctgcccttctcccagctcacgctctctctaaaaaaaaaaaaaaaaaaaaaaaaaaaaaagaaagagaaaagaaaggaaattatgcAGGAAATAACAAGCTATTTCTAAGAAGTTGAGAAGGAACCAGTCACATGTGGAGGCCGGACCAGGAGAGTCAGAGAGGATTAGGACTCTCATAGGAGAAATCAGCACCTCTGTGTTTGTGAGACTATATCTAACCcccttttggtcttttttaaaaacaggtataACTGGTTCCTGGAGGCTGGTTCTGGAGGGCGTGGGATCCTGCAGAGTGAGGATTTAAACCCCAAGGTGATGGCAAAACATCCGAAGTTCATTGCCAGGACTGTGATGGTACAGGAAGGAAATGTGGAAGGTGCATACAGGACCCTAAACAGAATTCTCACCATGGATGGGCTCATTGAGGACATTAAGCGACGGCAGTACTATGAAAAGCCTTGTCGCCGACGACAGAGGGAAAGCTATGAAACCTGCCGGCGGATCTACAACATGGAAATGGCTCGCAAGATCAACTTCTTGATGCGAAAGAATCGGGCAGACCCACGGCAGGGCTGCTGAGGCCTG comes from the Panthera uncia isolate 11264 chromosome D2, Puncia_PCG_1.0, whole genome shotgun sequence genome and includes:
- the LOC125932604 gene encoding 28S ribosomal protein S21, mitochondrial-like; the protein is MAKHPKFIARTVMVQEGNVEGAYRTLNRILTMDGLIEDIKRRQYYEKPCRRRQRESYETCRRIYNMEMARKINFLMRKNRADPRQGC